A stretch of the Streptomyces ortus genome encodes the following:
- a CDS encoding GTP-binding protein: MDFKGFDHPDRDPADGAAGARSVKVMIAGGFGTGKTTMVRSVSDIKPLTTEETLTQAGADVDNLIGVADKQETTVSLDFGKIGLNDQLMLYLFGTPGQERFWFLWNGLFKGALGAVVLVDTRRLASSFRAIEEMERQDVPFVIALNVFPDSKDHPVEEIRDALDISPDIPVVACDARDRASSRDVLIALIRHLKERSAVVLESR; encoded by the coding sequence GTGGACTTCAAAGGCTTTGACCATCCCGACCGCGACCCGGCCGACGGCGCGGCCGGTGCCCGCTCGGTGAAGGTGATGATCGCCGGCGGATTCGGCACCGGAAAGACCACCATGGTCCGGTCCGTCAGCGACATCAAGCCGCTCACCACCGAGGAGACGCTGACCCAGGCCGGCGCCGACGTCGACAACCTGATCGGGGTGGCGGACAAGCAGGAGACCACGGTCAGCCTGGACTTCGGCAAGATCGGCCTCAACGACCAGCTGATGCTCTACCTGTTCGGCACCCCCGGGCAGGAACGGTTCTGGTTCCTGTGGAACGGCCTCTTCAAGGGCGCGCTCGGAGCCGTGGTCCTGGTGGACACCCGCCGGCTGGCCTCCAGCTTCCGGGCCATCGAGGAGATGGAGCGGCAGGACGTCCCGTTCGTGATCGCGCTGAACGTCTTCCCGGACTCCAAGGACCACCCGGTCGAGGAGATCCGGGACGCCCTGGACATCTCCCCCGACATCCCGGTGGTGGCCTGCGACGCCCGCGACCGGGCCTCCAGCCGCGATGTGCTCATCGCGCTGATACGGCACCTCAAGGAACGCTCCGCAGTCGTACTGGAGTCCCGATGA
- a CDS encoding cytochrome P450 produces the protein MTDQPLNDGPEAPRGCPVAHGGGAEPTRLYGPEAAVDPIGIYGRLRKEHGPVAPVLLEGDVPAWLVLGYRENRRVLDNPRQFSRDSRIWRDWKEGRVESTSPLIQMVGWRPDCVSQDGEPHRRLRSAVTDNLQAVSGRGIRRHVTHFANKQIDAFADAGSADLVSEYAEYLPMLVLTRVFGLAESEGRRLAESSAQVIKGGAEALVHNDRIMRILGELTERKRVEPGSDFTTGLLEHHADLDEDEIVNHLRLVLITAHTTTSNLLARVLQLVLTDAGRLSGLVSGQLNISAVVEEVMWNTPPLAVLPGRFATADTELGGHRLQEGDLLVLGLTAGNTDPEIRPDAGVSVHGNQSHLAFSGGPHECPGQSIGQAIIETAVDVLLHRLPGLRLAVTPDELTATASTWEARLDRLPVQFAA, from the coding sequence ATGACCGACCAGCCGTTAAACGACGGCCCCGAGGCCCCGCGCGGCTGCCCGGTCGCACACGGCGGGGGAGCGGAACCCACCCGGCTGTACGGGCCCGAGGCCGCCGTCGACCCGATCGGCATCTACGGGCGGCTGCGCAAGGAGCACGGGCCCGTCGCGCCGGTCCTGCTGGAGGGCGACGTGCCCGCCTGGCTGGTGCTCGGCTACCGGGAGAACCGGCGGGTGCTCGACAACCCCCGCCAGTTCAGCCGGGACTCGCGGATCTGGCGGGACTGGAAGGAGGGCCGCGTCGAGAGCACCTCACCGCTGATCCAGATGGTGGGCTGGCGGCCCGACTGCGTCTCGCAGGACGGCGAGCCGCACCGCAGGCTGCGCAGCGCGGTCACCGACAACCTGCAGGCCGTCTCGGGCCGCGGTATCCGCCGGCACGTCACGCACTTCGCCAACAAGCAGATCGACGCGTTCGCCGACGCGGGCAGCGCCGACCTGGTGTCCGAGTACGCCGAGTACCTGCCGATGCTCGTACTGACCAGGGTGTTCGGGCTCGCGGAGAGCGAGGGGCGGCGGCTCGCCGAGTCGTCCGCGCAGGTCATCAAGGGTGGCGCGGAGGCGCTCGTCCACAACGACCGCATCATGCGGATCCTCGGCGAACTCACCGAGCGCAAGCGGGTGGAGCCCGGCTCCGACTTCACCACCGGGCTGCTGGAACACCACGCCGACCTCGACGAGGACGAGATCGTCAACCATCTGCGTCTTGTGCTGATCACCGCGCACACCACGACCAGCAACCTGCTGGCCCGGGTGCTGCAACTGGTCCTTACCGACGCGGGACGGCTCTCCGGGCTGGTCAGCGGGCAGCTGAACATCTCCGCCGTCGTGGAGGAGGTCATGTGGAACACTCCGCCGCTGGCCGTCCTGCCGGGGCGGTTCGCGACCGCGGACACGGAACTCGGCGGGCACCGGCTCCAGGAGGGCGACCTGCTGGTGCTCGGGCTGACCGCCGGCAACACCGATCCGGAGATCCGGCCCGACGCGGGTGTCTCCGTGCACGGCAACCAGTCGCACCTGGCGTTCAGCGGGGGGCCGCACGAATGCCCCGGGCAGAGCATCGGGCAGGCGATCATCGAGACCGCCGTCGATGTGCTGCTGCACCGGCTGCCGGGGCTGCGGCTCGCGGTGACCCCGGACGAGCTGACCGCCACCGCGTCCACGTGGGAGGCACGGCTGGACCGGCTGCCCGTCCAGTTCGCCGCGTAG
- a CDS encoding 7-epi-alpha-eudesmol synthase, translating to MPQDVRFDLPFTTPVSTHLDYAQARHLRWVWDKGLVRSNAGFEEYRSWDLPQAAARTYPHASADDMVVLMNWFSLAFLFDDQFDSGRPDRADRIAEVARELIVTPLRPAGITPRVVCPITVAWAEVWAHLSDGMSLTWRTRFAASWGRFLVAHTEEVDLASRGLAGTLDLQEYAAFRRRTVGIHHSIDAGERSRGFEVPAEAAAHPLMERMRDLAADTIGFMNDIHSFEREKRRGDGHNLIAVLHRERRCGWQEAADEAVRMTNACLAEYLELEAQVPKMCDELGLNEEERGRVRMGVEAIQHWINGNYEWALTSGRYAADKETPASKAELAGKGSLDDLLAV from the coding sequence ATGCCGCAGGACGTCAGGTTCGACCTCCCCTTCACCACCCCGGTCAGCACCCACCTCGACTACGCACAGGCCCGCCATCTGCGCTGGGTGTGGGACAAGGGCCTGGTGCGCAGCAACGCCGGCTTCGAGGAGTACCGGTCCTGGGACCTGCCCCAGGCAGCCGCCCGTACGTATCCCCACGCGTCGGCCGACGACATGGTCGTCCTGATGAACTGGTTCTCGCTGGCCTTCCTCTTCGACGACCAGTTCGACTCGGGCAGGCCGGACCGTGCCGACCGCATAGCGGAGGTGGCGCGGGAACTCATCGTCACGCCCCTGCGCCCGGCGGGCATCACCCCCCGGGTGGTCTGCCCCATCACCGTGGCCTGGGCCGAGGTCTGGGCCCATCTTTCGGATGGCATGTCTCTGACATGGCGGACACGGTTCGCGGCCTCCTGGGGCCGTTTCCTCGTGGCGCACACCGAGGAGGTCGACCTCGCCTCCCGCGGTCTGGCCGGCACGCTCGACCTTCAGGAGTACGCGGCGTTCCGTCGCCGTACGGTGGGCATCCACCACAGCATCGACGCCGGGGAGCGCAGCCGCGGCTTCGAGGTGCCCGCCGAGGCGGCGGCCCATCCGCTGATGGAGCGGATGCGGGACCTGGCCGCCGACACCATCGGCTTCATGAACGACATCCACTCCTTCGAGCGCGAGAAACGCCGGGGGGACGGCCACAACCTGATAGCCGTCCTGCACCGCGAGCGCCGCTGCGGCTGGCAGGAGGCCGCCGACGAGGCGGTCCGGATGACCAATGCGTGCCTCGCCGAGTACCTCGAACTGGAGGCGCAGGTACCGAAGATGTGCGACGAGCTGGGCCTGAACGAGGAGGAGCGCGGCAGGGTCCGGATGGGCGTCGAGGCGATCCAGCACTGGATCAACGGCAACTACGAATGGGCGCTGACCTCGGGCCGTTACGCCGCCGACAAGGAGACGCCCGCCTCGAAGGCGGAACTGGCGGGCAAGGGCTCCCTGGACGACCTCCTGGCGGTCTGA
- a CDS encoding VOC family protein produces the protein MALVVAGIVVLDCSEPEKLAAFYKEFLDGEETHATANRVEIRGAEGMRMAFRRDVNATPPSWPRPENSLQAHLDFYVEDLDEAERKVIGLGGRAVEAKDAGGPYEERGYADPSGHSFTLRTEAATAPKQG, from the coding sequence ATGGCACTGGTAGTGGCAGGCATCGTCGTGCTGGACTGTTCGGAGCCCGAGAAACTCGCCGCGTTCTACAAGGAGTTCCTCGACGGCGAGGAGACCCACGCGACGGCGAACCGGGTGGAGATCAGGGGCGCCGAGGGCATGCGGATGGCGTTCCGCCGGGACGTCAACGCGACCCCGCCCAGCTGGCCGCGTCCCGAGAACTCCCTCCAGGCCCATCTGGACTTCTACGTGGAGGACCTGGACGAGGCCGAGCGCAAGGTCATCGGCCTGGGCGGGCGCGCCGTGGAGGCCAAGGACGCGGGCGGCCCGTACGAGGAGCGGGGCTACGCCGATCCGTCCGGCCACTCCTTCACCCTGCGCACGGAAGCGGCGACCGCCCCCAAGCAGGGCTGA
- a CDS encoding peroxiredoxin — MTNQAAVGDTVADFTLPDETGTPRQLSELLGEGPVVLFFYPAALSSGCTAEACHFRDLAAEFTAAGARPVGISADTVERQREFTEKHTLGYPLLSDPDGTVRELFGVKRGFSLAPTKRVTFVIAEDRTILEVVRSELRMSAHADRALAALRAHRA; from the coding sequence GTGACGAACCAGGCAGCGGTGGGCGACACCGTCGCGGACTTCACTCTCCCCGACGAGACGGGCACGCCCCGGCAGCTCTCGGAGCTGCTGGGCGAAGGCCCGGTCGTGCTCTTCTTCTATCCGGCGGCGCTCTCCTCGGGCTGCACCGCCGAGGCCTGCCACTTCCGCGACCTGGCCGCCGAGTTCACGGCCGCCGGGGCACGGCCGGTGGGGATCAGCGCCGACACGGTCGAGCGTCAGCGGGAGTTCACCGAGAAGCACACCCTCGGCTACCCGCTGCTGTCCGACCCGGACGGTACGGTCCGCGAGCTGTTCGGGGTCAAGCGCGGTTTCTCACTGGCGCCCACCAAGCGGGTCACCTTCGTGATCGCCGAGGACCGGACGATCCTCGAAGTGGTGCGCAGCGAGCTCCGGATGAGCGCGCACGCGGACCGCGCCCTGGCGGCCCTGCGCGCGCACCGCGCCTGA
- a CDS encoding DUF4235 domain-containing protein: MPKKKSLPVVYKPIGFLLGWTSGTLAGMAFQKTWKMIRHEDDAPDALDKNRGWGEVLFAAAVQGAIFAVVRSAADRTGAKAIERSTGVWPGDDKGGRD, encoded by the coding sequence GTGCCGAAGAAGAAGAGCCTGCCCGTCGTCTACAAGCCCATCGGGTTCCTGCTCGGCTGGACGAGCGGAACCCTGGCCGGGATGGCGTTCCAGAAGACCTGGAAGATGATCCGCCACGAGGACGACGCACCCGACGCGCTGGACAAGAACCGCGGCTGGGGCGAGGTGCTGTTCGCGGCGGCCGTCCAGGGCGCGATCTTCGCGGTCGTCCGCAGCGCGGCGGACCGCACCGGCGCGAAGGCCATCGAACGGTCCACCGGCGTGTGGCCCGGCGACGACAAGGGGGGCCGCGACTGA
- a CDS encoding glutathione S-transferase family protein → MSDTKSAGEGNSALGKKPFKRSKSHFADRVTADGRDGWPVEAGRYRLVVSRACPWASRAVISRRLLGLEDALPMAVTDPIQDDRSWRFTLDPGGRDPVLGIRYLAEAYEAREPGAPSGVSVPALVDVGSGRLVTNDYQQLTLDLATEWRDLHREGAPDLYPEGLRDELDEVMEEVYQDVNNGVYRAGFANNQEEYAAAYEGVFHRLEALSRRLEDRRYLVGDTITEADIRLFTTLVRFDAVYHGHFKCNRHKLTEDPVLWAYARDLYQTPGFGDTVDFDHIKRHYYRVHEGINPTRVVPLGPDLSGWLTAHGREELGGRPFGDGSPPGPVREGEEVPAAGRP, encoded by the coding sequence ATGAGCGACACCAAGAGCGCCGGCGAGGGCAACAGCGCGCTCGGGAAGAAACCCTTCAAGCGGTCGAAGAGCCACTTCGCGGACCGTGTGACGGCCGACGGACGCGACGGCTGGCCGGTCGAGGCCGGGCGCTACCGGCTGGTCGTCAGCCGGGCCTGCCCCTGGGCGAGCCGCGCGGTGATCTCGCGGCGGCTGCTGGGCCTTGAGGACGCCCTGCCGATGGCGGTCACCGACCCGATCCAGGACGACCGCAGCTGGCGCTTCACCCTGGACCCCGGGGGCCGCGACCCCGTACTGGGCATCCGCTACCTCGCCGAGGCGTACGAGGCCCGTGAGCCGGGCGCTCCGAGCGGTGTCAGCGTGCCCGCCCTGGTGGACGTGGGCAGCGGGCGCCTGGTGACCAACGACTACCAGCAGCTGACCCTGGACCTCGCCACCGAGTGGCGGGACCTGCACCGCGAAGGGGCGCCGGACCTCTATCCGGAGGGGCTCCGCGACGAGCTGGACGAGGTCATGGAGGAGGTGTACCAGGACGTCAACAACGGGGTGTACCGCGCCGGGTTCGCGAACAACCAGGAGGAGTACGCGGCGGCCTACGAGGGTGTGTTCCACCGGCTGGAGGCGCTGTCGCGGCGGCTCGAAGACCGGCGGTACCTGGTCGGGGACACCATCACCGAGGCTGACATCCGGCTGTTCACCACCCTGGTCCGCTTCGACGCCGTCTACCACGGCCACTTCAAGTGCAACCGCCACAAGCTGACGGAGGATCCGGTGCTGTGGGCCTACGCCCGTGATCTCTACCAGACGCCCGGGTTCGGCGACACCGTGGACTTCGACCACATCAAGCGGCACTACTACCGAGTCCACGAGGGGATCAACCCGACCCGCGTCGTACCGCTCGGCCCCGACCTGTCCGGCTGGCTGACCGCGCACGGCCGCGAGGAGCTGGGCGGGCGCCCGTTCGGCGACGGGAGCCCGCCCGGTCCCGTACGCGAGGGCGAAGAGGTACCGGCGGCGGGCCGGCCCTGA
- a CDS encoding cation diffusion facilitator family transporter produces MNRESSSASDRRTRVTVLVALAANLVIAVAKAVGGLFAGSPALLSEAAHSVADSLNEVFLLAALRRSRRPADNRHPFGYGKERFFWSLLAAVGIFLMGGCFSFFQGFEALGSESSESHSGYVAGLAVLVVALLAEGASLLRALHQVHRQGGFSTEIRDPALRTVIAEDGTAVLGVLFAIAGMALHMVTGQVVYEASASIAIGCLLVYVAYRLGRDARDQLIGQATDEESSSRIRALLEAQPEIDSVESLLTMQLGPDSTLVAARVDLTPGMDSEEVELVAIRIKESVRNLVPEVDQIFLDVTDARVARRAAAHEKGPAATGERGGT; encoded by the coding sequence GTGAACCGTGAGTCTTCGTCCGCATCGGACCGCCGTACCCGTGTCACCGTGCTGGTGGCGCTGGCCGCCAACCTCGTGATCGCCGTGGCCAAGGCGGTGGGCGGTCTGTTCGCCGGATCGCCCGCCCTGCTGTCGGAGGCCGCGCACTCGGTGGCCGACAGCCTGAACGAGGTCTTCCTGCTGGCCGCCCTGCGCCGCAGCAGGCGGCCCGCCGACAACCGTCACCCCTTCGGGTACGGAAAGGAACGCTTCTTCTGGTCACTGCTGGCCGCCGTGGGCATCTTCCTGATGGGCGGCTGCTTCTCCTTCTTCCAGGGCTTCGAGGCCCTGGGCAGCGAGAGCTCCGAGTCCCACAGCGGGTATGTGGCGGGCCTCGCGGTCCTGGTCGTGGCGCTCCTCGCCGAGGGAGCCTCCCTGCTGCGGGCGCTCCACCAGGTGCACAGGCAGGGCGGCTTCTCCACCGAGATCCGTGACCCCGCCCTGCGTACCGTCATCGCCGAGGACGGCACCGCCGTACTGGGAGTGCTCTTCGCGATCGCCGGCATGGCCCTGCACATGGTGACCGGCCAGGTCGTCTACGAGGCCTCGGCCTCCATCGCCATCGGCTGCCTCCTGGTCTACGTGGCCTACCGGCTGGGCCGTGACGCGCGCGACCAGCTGATCGGGCAGGCCACCGACGAGGAGTCGAGCAGCCGCATCCGCGCCCTGCTGGAGGCCCAGCCCGAGATCGACTCCGTGGAGTCCCTGCTGACCATGCAGCTCGGCCCCGACTCGACCCTGGTGGCGGCCCGGGTCGACCTGACGCCCGGCATGGACAGCGAGGAGGTCGAACTCGTCGCGATACGCATCAAGGAGTCCGTGCGCAATCTGGTCCCGGAGGTCGACCAGATCTTCCTCGACGTGACCGACGCCCGCGTCGCGCGCCGGGCCGCCGCACACGAAAAGGGCCCCGCCGCGACGGGGGAGCGCGGCGGGACCTGA
- a CDS encoding nitroreductase family deazaflavin-dependent oxidoreductase, which yields MPLEGEYEPSPTQWVRDQVELYERSGGTEGTTLRETGRPVIVLTTRGAKSGKIRKTPLMRVEHDGRYAAVASLGGAPKHPVWYHNVVGDPRVELQDGPTRQDMVAREVTGEEKAQWWERAVAAFPDYADYQKKTDREIPVFVLEPVAGH from the coding sequence ATGCCTCTTGAGGGTGAGTACGAGCCCAGTCCCACCCAGTGGGTGCGGGATCAGGTGGAGCTGTACGAGCGCTCCGGCGGTACCGAGGGGACGACCTTGCGGGAGACGGGACGTCCCGTGATCGTGCTGACCACCCGGGGTGCGAAGAGCGGGAAGATCCGCAAGACGCCGCTCATGCGGGTCGAGCACGACGGCCGCTACGCCGCCGTCGCCTCGCTGGGCGGCGCGCCCAAGCACCCCGTCTGGTACCACAACGTGGTCGGCGACCCCCGCGTGGAGCTGCAGGACGGTCCGACGCGCCAGGACATGGTCGCGCGCGAGGTGACCGGCGAGGAGAAGGCCCAGTGGTGGGAGCGGGCGGTCGCCGCGTTCCCCGACTACGCCGACTACCAGAAGAAGACCGACCGGGAGATTCCCGTCTTCGTCCTGGAGCCGGTCGCCGGCCACTGA
- a CDS encoding aldehyde dehydrogenase family protein — protein sequence MTLHRDLLIGGKDQPAVSGRTAEDVNPYSAQLYATVAAAGVEDVTRAVDAADAAFEGWAALGPAQRRTIFLAAADLLEARTEDAVRIMAGEVGGTRPWAMFNVGLAANILREAAAAVTAPRGEVLSAQQEGTLGLAVREPVGVVAAFSPWNAPVILGVRAVAAPLAAGNTVVMKPSEDAPIACGLFIADILREAGLPDGVLNVVTNAPEDAADVAEALIADERVRAVNFTGSTGVGRIIGVHAARHLKPAVLELGGKNSVIVLDDADVDYAVDAAVFSVFMNSGQICMSADRILVHESLAEEFTARFTAKTESLASGDPADPHTVVGPLVTRDAARRVATLVQDAVAKGATVLTGGAEPEGAVHPATVLTDLPEDAELYRGEAFGPLAVISTFRTDDEAISFANSTEHGLTCGIITENGTHGLRVARRIRTGIVHVNDQSVADEPNAPFGGFKGSGYGRFGGRWGIEAFSNTRWVTLATQQAHFPF from the coding sequence ATGACCCTCCATCGTGATCTGCTGATCGGCGGCAAGGACCAGCCCGCGGTCTCCGGCCGCACCGCCGAGGACGTGAATCCCTACAGCGCCCAGCTGTACGCCACGGTCGCCGCGGCCGGCGTAGAGGACGTCACCCGGGCCGTGGACGCCGCCGACGCCGCGTTCGAGGGGTGGGCCGCGCTCGGCCCGGCGCAGCGGCGCACGATCTTCCTCGCCGCGGCCGACCTGCTGGAGGCCCGCACCGAGGACGCCGTACGGATCATGGCGGGCGAGGTGGGCGGCACCCGTCCCTGGGCCATGTTCAACGTCGGTCTCGCCGCGAACATCCTCCGCGAGGCCGCCGCCGCGGTGACCGCGCCGCGGGGAGAGGTCCTGAGCGCGCAGCAGGAGGGCACGCTGGGACTCGCGGTCCGTGAACCCGTCGGTGTCGTGGCCGCCTTCTCGCCGTGGAACGCCCCGGTCATCCTGGGGGTACGGGCCGTCGCGGCGCCGCTCGCCGCCGGCAACACCGTGGTGATGAAGCCGAGCGAGGACGCGCCGATCGCCTGCGGTCTGTTCATCGCGGACATCCTGCGCGAGGCGGGCCTGCCCGACGGCGTCCTGAACGTGGTCACGAACGCCCCCGAGGACGCGGCCGACGTCGCCGAGGCCCTGATCGCCGACGAGCGCGTACGGGCCGTCAACTTCACCGGCTCCACGGGTGTCGGCCGGATCATCGGTGTGCACGCGGCCCGGCATCTGAAGCCCGCGGTCCTCGAACTGGGCGGCAAGAACTCGGTGATCGTGCTGGACGACGCCGATGTCGACTACGCGGTCGACGCGGCCGTGTTCTCCGTCTTCATGAACTCCGGCCAGATCTGCATGTCCGCCGACCGGATCCTCGTGCACGAGAGCCTGGCCGAGGAGTTCACGGCCAGGTTCACCGCGAAGACCGAGTCGCTCGCGTCCGGCGACCCGGCGGATCCGCACACCGTCGTCGGCCCGCTCGTCACCCGGGACGCCGCCCGCCGGGTCGCGACGCTCGTGCAGGACGCCGTCGCCAAGGGCGCGACCGTCCTCACCGGCGGCGCCGAACCCGAGGGAGCTGTGCATCCGGCGACGGTCCTGACCGACCTTCCCGAGGACGCCGAGCTGTACCGCGGGGAGGCCTTCGGTCCGCTCGCCGTGATCAGCACGTTCCGTACGGACGACGAGGCGATCTCCTTCGCCAACTCGACGGAGCACGGGCTGACCTGCGGGATCATCACCGAGAACGGCACCCATGGGCTCAGGGTCGCCCGCCGGATCCGTACCGGCATCGTGCATGTCAACGACCAGTCGGTCGCCGACGAACCGAACGCGCCCTTCGGCGGGTTCAAGGGCAGCGGCTACGGGCGCTTCGGCGGACGCTGGGGCATCGAGGCGTTCAGCAACACCCGCTGGGTGACCCTGGCCACGCAGCAGGCGCACTTCCCGTTCTAG
- a CDS encoding flavoprotein — MTGQAAEQVAEQVAQQARKPFLYVVVCAAGVADGIGELISLAQERTWEVGVIATPLATGFFDVAAVEARTGRPVRSAWRSPGDPRPFPDPDAVAVAPATFNTVNKWAAGISDTLALGTLCEAYGMGVPISVLPCVSEALTAHPAYRDSLERLRGMGVRFGEHAFGGPEQRGFRWEQALDLLER; from the coding sequence GTGACTGGGCAAGCGGCCGAGCAGGTGGCTGAGCAGGTGGCTCAACAGGCCCGGAAGCCCTTTCTGTACGTCGTCGTCTGCGCGGCCGGAGTCGCCGACGGCATCGGTGAGCTGATCTCCCTGGCGCAGGAGCGCACCTGGGAGGTCGGTGTCATCGCGACCCCGCTGGCGACGGGCTTCTTCGACGTCGCGGCGGTCGAGGCGCGGACGGGCCGCCCGGTCAGGTCGGCCTGGCGTTCGCCCGGCGATCCGCGTCCGTTCCCGGACCCGGACGCCGTCGCCGTGGCGCCCGCGACCTTCAACACCGTCAACAAGTGGGCGGCCGGCATCTCCGACACGCTGGCCCTCGGCACGCTCTGCGAGGCGTACGGGATGGGGGTGCCGATCTCCGTACTGCCCTGTGTGAGCGAGGCGTTGACCGCCCACCCCGCGTACCGGGACAGCCTGGAGAGGCTGCGCGGGATGGGGGTCCGGTTCGGGGAGCACGCCTTCGGCGGACCGGAGCAGCGCGGGTTCCGCTGGGAGCAGGCGCTGGACCTGCTGGAGCGCTGA
- a CDS encoding endo alpha-1,4 polygalactosaminidase, which yields MPAKRGPRTGLLGAAAALVALAALVSCTSDGDGKDAAGPTGSRDGAGSTKPRSEAVRLPPVPDGFDYQIGGAYTPPSGVRIVARDRGDDPARGLYNICYVNAFQAQPDEQDDWPDDLLLRDGKGEVVIDADWDEALLDIGTPAKRKRVADRVDQWIDGCADKGFDAVEPDNYDSYTRSDGLLNADDAVSFIKLLSQRAHARGLAIAQKNTVELADRRTRAGLDFAVVEECGAYDECGEYADAFDDKVVVVEYTDKGFEKALDGFGDRLSVVRRDVQVSTPDSDDYVRETG from the coding sequence ATGCCCGCCAAGCGTGGCCCCCGCACGGGACTTCTCGGGGCGGCAGCCGCCCTGGTCGCCCTCGCGGCCCTGGTCTCCTGCACGTCGGACGGGGACGGCAAGGACGCCGCAGGCCCCACAGGCAGCAGGGACGGTGCCGGCAGCACGAAGCCGCGTTCCGAGGCCGTACGGCTGCCCCCGGTGCCCGACGGTTTCGACTACCAGATCGGCGGCGCCTACACCCCGCCGTCCGGCGTCCGGATCGTCGCCCGGGACCGCGGTGACGACCCCGCGCGCGGCCTGTACAACATCTGTTACGTCAACGCCTTCCAGGCCCAGCCCGACGAGCAGGACGACTGGCCCGACGACCTGCTGCTGCGGGACGGGAAGGGCGAGGTCGTCATCGACGCCGACTGGGACGAGGCACTGCTCGACATCGGCACACCCGCCAAGCGCAAGCGGGTCGCGGATCGGGTCGACCAGTGGATCGACGGCTGCGCGGACAAGGGCTTCGACGCGGTCGAGCCGGACAACTACGACAGCTACACCCGCTCCGACGGGCTCCTGAACGCGGACGACGCCGTGTCCTTCATCAAGCTGCTGTCGCAGCGCGCGCACGCTCGCGGACTGGCCATCGCCCAGAAGAACACCGTGGAACTGGCGGACCGGCGCACCCGCGCCGGGCTCGACTTCGCCGTGGTGGAGGAGTGCGGCGCGTACGACGAGTGCGGCGAGTACGCGGACGCCTTCGACGACAAGGTTGTCGTGGTGGAGTACACCGACAAGGGCTTCGAGAAGGCCCTCGACGGTTTCGGCGACCGGCTGAGCGTCGTGCGCAGGGACGTCCAGGTGTCGACGCCGGACAGCGACGACTACGTCCGCGAGACCGGCTGA
- a CDS encoding NAD(P)-dependent oxidoreductase — MSVPHKPLVILRPDPHPLDRIFRPDTLARLHDRFTVVGPDTEEAFDRALPGAFAVVGQPDLPAGRLARAGELRALLNIEGNFFPNVDYEECFRRGIHVLGCGPAYAQAVAEYALGLALDLARGISREDRAFRAGRERYVSDGTADSVLLRGADIGLIGFGNLGRGLHPLLAPFRPTLRVYDPWLPPAVLREQGLVPAPLDETLARSTFVFVLATVTDDSRQLLGERELALLPDGARLVLVSRAPVVDFPALLAEVARGRLLAGIDVWPDEPVPAGEPARSLEGLVLSAHRAGGIPEAFLTIGDMVVDDLTLLAQGLPPARMQAAARELVGRYRNRPVL; from the coding sequence GTGAGCGTCCCGCACAAGCCGCTCGTGATCCTGCGCCCCGACCCGCACCCCCTGGACCGCATTTTCAGGCCGGACACCCTGGCCCGGCTCCACGACCGCTTCACCGTCGTCGGACCCGACACCGAGGAGGCCTTCGACCGGGCCCTGCCGGGCGCCTTCGCCGTCGTCGGCCAGCCCGACCTGCCCGCCGGACGCCTCGCCCGCGCCGGCGAGTTGAGAGCCCTGCTCAACATCGAGGGCAACTTCTTCCCGAACGTCGACTACGAGGAATGCTTCCGCCGCGGCATCCATGTCCTGGGTTGCGGACCCGCCTACGCCCAGGCCGTCGCCGAGTACGCCCTCGGGCTCGCCCTCGACCTGGCACGCGGCATCAGCCGCGAGGACCGTGCCTTCCGCGCCGGACGGGAGCGGTACGTGTCCGACGGCACCGCCGACTCCGTCCTGCTGCGCGGCGCGGACATCGGCCTGATCGGCTTCGGGAACCTCGGCCGCGGCCTCCACCCGCTCCTCGCGCCCTTCCGCCCGACCCTGCGCGTGTACGACCCCTGGCTGCCGCCCGCCGTCCTGCGCGAGCAGGGCCTGGTGCCCGCCCCGCTCGACGAGACGCTGGCCCGCAGCACATTCGTCTTCGTGCTGGCCACCGTCACCGACGACAGCCGCCAGCTGCTCGGCGAGCGTGAACTGGCACTGCTGCCCGACGGCGCCCGGCTCGTCCTCGTCAGCCGCGCGCCCGTGGTGGACTTTCCCGCGCTGCTCGCCGAGGTTGCCCGGGGCCGCCTCCTCGCGGGGATCGACGTCTGGCCCGACGAACCCGTCCCGGCCGGCGAACCCGCCCGTTCCCTGGAGGGTCTGGTCCTCTCCGCCCACCGCGCGGGCGGCATCCCGGAGGCCTTCCTGACCATCGGGGACATGGTCGTCGACGATCTGACCCTGCTGGCCCAGGGGCTGCCGCCCGCCCGTATGCAGGCCGCCGCCCGCGAACTCGTGGGCCGCTACCGCAACCGCCCCGTCCTCTGA